One part of the Streptomyces lydicus genome encodes these proteins:
- a CDS encoding caspase family protein, giving the protein MSEYDARGKVNRALLIGVHDYTTLRGLPAVEDNPAELRRALTATDLFTADEVTVCRPGEPWELSQALTAAADEARGLLLVHFSGHGWVGSDGGDLRLMVGTSVPRQSHTTVSWQDAVLSCLDNTRAERIVIVLECCYAGNAGGAFHSHRKPMSLLMAAQPNRRIFSGDEPAGGTLFTRAVVQILECGIPGRRFVTFEDLVRELRVRLAGERTPMGDVWEPRSAKQNTVDDVVLSFATPEVRLPIPPRIRLRRWFNQHLRPRLRLLLALCAVLVLAAAGLTALRLLRPLPACPPALELRLLTAPEAEPTLRQAAFEYEMSELNTRPLPGEGDLPAGCRRAQITVYSAAKDQIDQGFAAADRWQGEARGTGQGQPGTKGTDPLNRPGPQPDVWIPESTAVYEEARRGMAPTGSPAALSDTGPVAYSPLVVGIPATKRLDDVEPVGASWQDLLTGTDSAHRDLKLLRPSPVLSGTGLLHTIGLYLANDGSHIGTSGAPDPALAEGAEQRLSAPGSQYADSTELLCSLRPSSADPGAPAGGQRDRSAPLVSEKSLADFNLGHAVGSCPALDAPLPPGDRYAAYYPRNVPALDHPLIRVAWRGAADATARRAAVDRFAAWLRDPQGGQRTLTAQGYRGVPGKDGTVPAPAPGSPLRSSRANADLDAPVTPFTAGADQVARVLDGYDKAQRSSRLLILMDTSTSMADGGKLPVALGAAGRALEMVGAHHTYGLWTFPDRAHPDDPGAVREAVPLGTADPAPGKAALDRIAKGELVDHGAAMEEALTAAVREMKKSAGSNQAIVLILDEDDGGPRRAAGVEQTLTALLKKKPPVPVLTLVLGRAGCDTFTLQGLAGASRGQCVPGGPQAPDLLAGLVASIGTAGKGDR; this is encoded by the coding sequence ATGTCGGAATACGACGCGCGCGGAAAGGTCAACCGGGCGCTGCTGATCGGTGTCCACGACTACACGACGCTCCGCGGGCTGCCGGCCGTCGAGGACAACCCCGCCGAGCTGCGGCGCGCGCTGACCGCGACCGACCTGTTCACCGCCGACGAGGTCACCGTCTGCCGGCCCGGCGAGCCCTGGGAGCTGAGCCAGGCGCTCACCGCCGCCGCCGACGAGGCACGCGGTCTGCTGCTGGTGCACTTCTCCGGCCACGGCTGGGTCGGCAGCGACGGCGGCGACCTGCGGCTGATGGTCGGCACGTCGGTGCCGCGGCAGAGCCACACCACCGTCTCCTGGCAGGACGCGGTGCTCTCCTGCCTCGACAACACCCGGGCCGAGCGCATCGTGATCGTCCTGGAGTGCTGCTACGCGGGCAACGCCGGCGGCGCCTTCCACTCCCACCGCAAGCCGATGTCGCTGCTGATGGCCGCCCAGCCCAACCGCCGGATCTTCAGCGGGGACGAGCCGGCCGGCGGCACCCTGTTCACCCGTGCCGTGGTGCAGATCCTCGAATGCGGCATCCCGGGCCGGCGCTTCGTCACCTTCGAGGACCTCGTACGGGAGCTGCGGGTGCGGCTCGCCGGCGAGCGGACACCGATGGGCGACGTGTGGGAGCCGCGCTCGGCGAAGCAGAACACCGTCGACGACGTCGTCCTGTCGTTCGCGACCCCCGAGGTGCGGCTGCCGATCCCGCCGCGCATCCGCCTGCGCCGCTGGTTCAACCAGCACCTCAGGCCGAGGCTGCGGCTGCTCCTCGCGCTGTGCGCGGTCCTGGTCCTGGCCGCCGCCGGGCTGACCGCGCTGCGTCTGCTGCGGCCGCTGCCGGCCTGCCCGCCGGCCCTGGAACTGCGGCTGCTCACCGCGCCGGAGGCCGAACCCACCCTGCGGCAGGCCGCGTTCGAGTACGAGATGTCCGAGCTGAACACCCGGCCGTTACCGGGCGAGGGCGACCTGCCCGCCGGCTGCCGGCGCGCCCAGATCACCGTGTACTCCGCCGCCAAGGACCAGATCGACCAGGGCTTCGCGGCCGCCGACCGCTGGCAGGGCGAGGCCAGGGGCACCGGCCAGGGGCAGCCCGGCACGAAGGGCACCGACCCGCTCAACCGGCCGGGACCGCAGCCGGACGTGTGGATCCCCGAGTCCACCGCCGTCTACGAGGAGGCCCGCCGGGGGATGGCGCCGACGGGCTCCCCGGCGGCCCTGTCCGACACCGGCCCGGTCGCCTACAGCCCGCTGGTCGTCGGCATCCCGGCCACGAAACGGCTGGACGACGTGGAGCCGGTGGGCGCCTCCTGGCAGGACCTGCTGACCGGTACCGACAGCGCCCACCGCGACCTCAAACTGCTGCGCCCCAGCCCGGTGCTGTCCGGCACCGGGCTGCTGCACACCATCGGCCTCTACCTCGCCAACGACGGTTCGCACATCGGCACGTCGGGCGCCCCCGACCCGGCGCTCGCCGAGGGCGCCGAGCAGCGGCTCTCCGCCCCGGGCAGCCAGTACGCGGACAGCACCGAACTGCTGTGCTCGCTGCGCCCGTCGAGCGCGGACCCGGGGGCGCCGGCCGGCGGGCAGCGGGACCGGTCGGCGCCGCTGGTCTCCGAGAAGTCGCTCGCCGACTTCAACCTCGGTCACGCCGTCGGCAGTTGCCCGGCGCTGGACGCGCCGCTGCCGCCCGGCGACCGCTACGCCGCGTACTACCCCAGGAACGTCCCGGCGCTCGACCACCCGCTGATCCGGGTGGCCTGGCGCGGTGCCGCGGACGCCACCGCGCGGCGGGCCGCGGTGGACCGCTTCGCCGCGTGGCTGCGCGATCCGCAGGGCGGCCAGCGCACCCTGACCGCGCAGGGCTACCGCGGCGTCCCCGGCAAGGACGGCACGGTGCCCGCGCCCGCGCCGGGCTCCCCGCTGCGCAGCAGCCGCGCCAACGCCGACCTGGACGCGCCGGTCACCCCGTTCACGGCCGGCGCCGACCAGGTCGCCCGGGTACTGGACGGCTACGACAAGGCGCAGCGGTCCAGCCGGCTGCTGATCCTGATGGACACCTCCACCTCGATGGCCGACGGCGGCAAGCTGCCGGTGGCCCTCGGTGCCGCGGGCCGGGCCCTGGAGATGGTCGGCGCCCACCACACGTACGGCCTGTGGACGTTCCCCGACCGGGCGCACCCCGACGACCCGGGGGCGGTGCGCGAAGCCGTCCCGCTGGGCACCGCCGACCCGGCCCCCGGCAAGGCCGCGCTGGACCGCATCGCCAAGGGGGAACTCGTCGACCACGGCGCCGCGATGGAGGAGGCGCTGACCGCCGCCGTACGGGAGATGAAGAAGTCGGCGGGCAGCAACCAGGCGATCGTGCTGATCCTCGACGAGGACGACGGCGGTCCGCGGCGCGCGGCGGGCGTCGAGCAGACCCTCACCGCGCTGCTGAAGAAGAAGCCGCCGGTGCCGGTCCTGACGCTGGTGCTGGGCCGGGCCGGCTGCGACACCTTCACCCTGCAGGGGCTGGCCGGCGCGTCCCGGGGGCAGTGCGTGCCCGGCGGCCCGCAGGCGCCCGACCTGCTGGCCGGGCTGGTCGCGTCCATCGGCACCGCGGGCAAGGGGGACCGGTGA